The proteins below are encoded in one region of Periplaneta americana isolate PAMFEO1 chromosome 11, P.americana_PAMFEO1_priV1, whole genome shotgun sequence:
- the LOC138709555 gene encoding transient receptor potential channel pyrexia-like isoform X1 translates to MNSDNSTILTLFRKYTGNDIDTRAEDQLAYVDGDNLIKQLKEECFEGNGKNIQDLLCHIDPNTEYQKSRPIHWAAESGSTQALNALLRDTRTNVTFTKGESRSTALHLSARKGNHEVMKLLLQTNKIDVNAVDKQGRTAFHLAAETPEEKDGTEERFLRCLLLLMNRSELEINKPDVYGRSAISRAIRKSHRRRVLIILQHCGEHRLNVDYCLVDGGRTVREAIKEMYPEFEPHMPKPLKEDLASDQVDIRLLAALQHGVLDEFTAILQDNLSIVNNTYGEPYNCTCLELACIIEGAENFVEALLNAGADPNVKNYISGIPLLHMTAERLNLPALQLLLNTQLINVNTPSINNGTVLHWLALNKRSGLEVYPRLEKCVSLLLGETSNTTDNAIDIDAKDTRGDTALHVAVRWDNLNMALALLTSGASTDCWNEKKHTPMHVAALNGNKDAVLILLKYGADIHAQDDRGTPIYLAARQRKEEVVLLLLKHGANLMCERRGEQSVQFIDPKTLELFFDDCLESNSKNPKDPNYMIRLKYNRSPALKDGCGEYHSQIEMDTLLKMSTIREQRHLLKHPLISTILFVKWQYACNLFYLNILIFTIFLLFLTLYVIYCAVPPTECGTDNEVKNFLWICLIFLVGREVIELTTMKYEYFRTRGNLVDIVIIICTGIVCCSSHSNIIHTDAAAIAILFAWIEFLLLIGRLPRISVQLEMLKKVTRTFLKFGLCYSPLIIAFSLSFSTLFHGQHRYYETFNTNGVWNKTSNTFLFMLETLVMFTGEFGAKDLPFMFTPVTSRIVFSLFIFLVALALLNLLNGLAVSDTQSIIDDAETLSLTARVRLVHHLERVVLRYPRNTFFKKQTEKFCFFFRNLPTKMLYIYPNNNSKVTFEYNGKVIATLDSRITKRAVAIATKKDSNALADRHDSVFRHEIFDRDFQRSVKLYHDYKREVHKTSKFLESELRDIKNKLSELHNYDRESRDNN, encoded by the exons ATGAATTCTGACAATTCCACTATTTTGACATTATTCAGAAAATATACTGGAAACGATATTGACACAAGGGCTGAG GACCAACTAGCATACGTCGACGGAGATAATTTGATAAAACAATTGAAGGAAGAATGCTTCGAAGGAAACGGAAAAAATATACAAGACTTATTGTGTCATATCGACCCAAATACAGAATACCAGAAGTCAAGACCAATTCACTGGGCAGCAGAAAGCGGCAGTACTCAGGCGTTGAATGCACTGCTAAGAGACACAAGAACAAATGTCACATTTACTAAGGGAGAGTCTAGAAGCACTGCTCTTCATCTGAGTGCCAGGAAAGGAAACCACGAAGTTATGAAGTTGTTGTTACAGACAAACAAAATAGACGTAAACGCTGTGGACAAGCAAGGAAGAACAGCATTCCACTTAGCAGCCGAAACTCCAGAGGAAAAAGATGGAACAGAGGAAAGGTTCTTAAGATGTTTATTGCTGCTGATGAACAGAAGTGAGTTAGAAATCAACAAGCCTGACGTCTATGGCCGGTCAGCTATCAGCCGTGCAATTAGAAAGTCCCATCGAAGAAGAGTGCTAATTATTCTGCAACATTGTGGTGAACATCGGTTGAATGTGGACTATTGTCTAGTGGATGGTGGTAGGACAGTTCGGGAGGCTATCAAGGAAATGTACCCAGAGTTCGAACCACACATGCCGAAACCTCTGAAAGAAGATCTCGCCTCGGATCAAGTCGACATCCGACTCTTGGCTGCGTTGCAGCATGGTGTGCTAGATGAGTTCACAGCAATTCTACAGGATAATTTAAGTATAGTGAACAATACATATGGGGAACCTTATAATTGTACGTGTCTGGAATTAGCTTGCATAATCGAGGGGGCTGAGAACTTTGTAGAAGCTCTTCTTAACGCTGGTGCCGATCCGAATGTCAAGAATTACATTTCTGGAATACCTCTTCTGCACATGACAGCAGAGAGGCTGAACTTGCCTGCATTACAGCTACTGCTGAACACACAGTTAATAAACGTCAACACGCCAAGTATAAATAACGGCACGGTACTTCACTGGTTGGCATTAAACAAGAGAAGTGGATTAGAAGTGTACCCTCGACTGGAGAAATGCGTTTCTTTGCTGCTCGGAGAGACGTCCAACACTACTGACAACGCGATTGACATAGACGCCAAAGACACTAGGGGAGACACAGCCCTGCACGTAGCGGTGCGGTGGGACAACCTGAACATGGCTTTGGCGTTACTGACGTCAGGAGCGTCTACGGACTGCTGGAACGAGAAGAAGCACACTCCGATGCACGTGGCTGCTCTCAACGGCAACAAAGACGCCGTGCTGATCCTGCTGAAGTACGGCGCCGACATCCACGCGCAGGACGACAGAGGGACGCCGATATACCTCGCGGCGCGTCAGAGGAAGGAAGAAGTCGTGTTGTTGCTGCTGAAACACGGTGCCAACTTGATGTGTGAGAGAAGAGGAGAACAGTCTGTACAGTTCATAGACCCAAAAACTCTCGAGTTATTCTTTGACGACTGTTTGGAAAGTAACTCGAAGAATCCAAAAGACCCAAATTATATGATAAGGCTGAAGTATAACAGAAGTCCTGCGCTTAAGGATGGCTGCGGCGAATATCATTCCCAAATAGAGATGGATACGTTGTTAAAGATGAGTACAATCCGTGAACAAAGACACTTGCTTAAACATCCGTTGATCTCCACTATATTGTTCGTCAAATGGCAGTACGCTTGCAATCTATTCTACTTGAATAtactaattttcacaattttccttctttttctcacTCTTTATGTTATTTACTGTGCTGTTCCACCGACAGAATGTGGCACAGATAATGAAGTAAAGAATTTTCTGtggatttgtttaatatttcttgtAGGAAGGGAAGTCATTGAGTTGACAACTATGAAGTATGAGTATTTTCGCACTCGAGGGAATCTCGTAGATATCGTTATAATAATATGCACCGGTATTGTATGTTGCAGTTCCCATAGTAACATTATACATACCGATGCAGCAGCAATTGCCATTCTGTTCGCCTGGATAGAGTTCCTTCTTCTTATCGGCCGTCTTCCTCGTATCTCTGTGCAGCTTGAAATGTTAAAGAAAGTTACTAGGACTTTTCTGAAGTTTGGATTATGTTACTCACCGCTAATTATTGCGTTTTCCTTGAGCTTTAGTACACTTTTTCATGGACAGCACAGATATTACGAGACTTTCAACACTAACGGAGTTTGGAATAAAACCTCGAATACATTTCTTTTCATGCTCGAAACGTTAGTGATGTTTACTGGAGAGTTTGGAGCGAAGGACCTTCCCTTCATGTTCACTCCAGTGACAAGTCGCATAGTGTTTTCATTGTTCATATTTCTCGTAGCCTTGGCGTTACTGAACCTCCTGAACGGACTCGCCGTCAGCGATACGCAGTCAATAATAGACGACGCCGAAACCTTGAGCCTTACAGCTAGAGTTAGACTTGTACACCACTTGGAAAGGGTAGTTCTTCGGTATCCCAGAAACACTTTCTTCAAGAAACAAACTGAGAAGTTTTGCTTCTTTTTTAGAAATTTGCCAACAAAAATGTTATacatatatccaaacaataattCGAAGGTTACTTTCGAGTACAATGGAAAAGTAATTGCCACATTAGACTCGAGAATAACTAAGAGAGCGGTGGCTATCGCAACAAAGAAAGATTCTAATGCACTCGCTGATCGTCACGACAGCGTGTTCAGGCATGAAATTTTCGATAGAGACTTTCAGAGAAGTGTTAAACTTTATCATGATTACAAAAGAGAAGTGCATAAAACGTCTAAGTTTCTTGAAAGTGAATTGAGAGACATCAAGAACAAATTATCAGAATTGCATAATTACGACCGAGAAAGCAGGGATAATAATTAA